From the Argentina anserina chromosome 3, drPotAnse1.1, whole genome shotgun sequence genome, the window TGAGCATAGCAATGAGGTATCCATTGGTTCTAACTATAGAGGAAATGGTAATGATGCTTCTGTTGCCAATGCTGATTTTGTACTTAAGCCGGCCCCAAAGCCAGTGTTGAAGCCCTCCTCTGGGGGCCCTAATGCCGAACCGCCCCTTTTGAGCCTTAATGCTGCTGAGTGGGATGCATCGAGAAGTGGTGGGGGTTCGGATGTAGAAGAGGAAGATAGGAGTAAGGTGATTAAGTCACTTGGAGAGGTTTTGGAGAAGGCTGAAAAGCTAGAAGTTCCGAAAGTGGATGACTCGAGTAAGACAGCCAGTAGACCTGTAAATAGACCTGTGCCATCTAATACAAATACTACTTCAGGAAATGCTAGACCTGTAAACTTGGCAGCTAGTACCAAGGCTAAAACTTTGAAGAGTGTGTGGCGTAAAGGAGACACAGTTGCAGCTGTGCAAAAGGTTGTAAAGGAAGTACCAAAGGTTAATAATGCAGTTCTGAGAGAAGAACCAAAAACAGGGGGAGGGGCGAAAGTAGAGTCTCCAGCACGTGCTCCTTTCAGACCTCCTTCTCCACCTTTGAGACCCCAACCAACATTACAAGCAAAGCCTTCTACAGCTGCTCCACCAACGATAAAGAAACCAGTTGTGTTGAAGGATCTTGGGGCAGCTCCAAAGTCAGCAGCCATTGATGACACTGTAGCACCCACAAAAACTAAAGAAAGGAAACCAATTTTGATAGACAAGTTTTCTACCAAGAAGCCAGGGGTCGATTCTGTGGTTGCTCAAGCAGTTTTAGCTCCTCCAAAACCAGCCAAGGGCTCTCCTCCTGGAAAATTCAAAGATGGATTCAGGAAGAAAAATGCGCAACCTGGACTACGAAGGCGGAAGGCTAATGATGAGCTTACTGATGATGAGAGTTCAGAACACAGTGTCTCTAAAGCAGCAAGGAAAGGGAGGAAGTGGAGTAAAGCAAGCAGGAAGGCGGCGAGGCTCCAGGCTGCCAAAGATGCAGCTCCTGTTAAAGTAGATATTCTAGAGGTTGAAGAAGATGGAATGTTAATAGATGAATTAGCCTTCAATTTGGCTATTATGGAATCCGAAATTCTGGGATCTCTGTACTCAAGGGGAATTAAACCTGATGGGGTTCAAACTCTGAGCAAAGATATGGTGAAGATGATTTGTAAAGAGTATGATGTAGAAGTCATAGATGCTGACCCAGTAAAGGTGGAAGAAGGcgcaaaaaagaaagagatacTCGATGAAGATGACCTAGACAAACTAGAAGACAGGCCTCCCGTCCTTACTATAATGGGTCATGTGGATCATGGAAAGGTAAATGACCGTCTGTCGTTCTACTTGTTAGTCAGTTCTTGTACATCCTTTTTCCCTTTCATTATTTCTCgtgttttgcatttcataattTGTTGTATTAATAGGTAACAGtgctaatttattttttgttggtCACTTGGCAGACAACCCTACTTGATCACATCCGGAAGAGCAAGGTACATTGCAGATCAACAGTCAATTTCTTCGTCCAGTTATCTTTCAATGAACTTAGTGGGTATACAATTTTATGTTGTGGAAAAATTGTTAGTCTCTAAAGACTGAATTGGTGGTTTATATATTGAATATTTTAACTGTCCACATACAATATGGTATCAAGGTTATAGATTTTTAAGTTTTGTGGAATTGGTTCTTACATAAAACAATGATTGAACTGAGGCCTGACTTGAAGATATTCACAGGTTGCTGCCTCCGAGGCTGGTGGAATCACACAAGGAATTGGGGCATATAAGGTGCTTGTGCCAATTGATGGCAAGGTGCAATCTTGTGTTTTCCTTGATACTCCTGGACATGaggtactctctctctctctctctctctctctctctctctctctctctctctctctctctctctctctcgctcccTCCCTTCATTATACCTTGATTTTCCTGGATCATATTTAGTCATTTGTAGTCTGTTATCGGCTGTAGCTTGCTTTTtatctccttttcttttagataatttatatatccaCTTCTGTAGGCATTTGGAGCTATGAGAGCTCGTGGAACAAGGGTGACAGATATAGCTATCATTGTTGTGGCTGCTGATGATGGAATCCGCCCTCAAACAAAAGAGGCTATTGCTCATGCTAAAGCTGCTGGTGTGCCAATAGTAATAGCTATTAATAAGGTATGACAACTATAATGGTGCTTTACTTTTTCAACCATTTaattgaaaaaggaaaaacaataaaaagaagagaagaagaaataaatgCTTGTCTGGCATTGCATATGCCATCAGGGCTCATTTAGTGTCTCTATTTCTTCCCTATATGTACCAGATAGACAAGGATGGAGCTAATCCAGAACGAGTAATGCAAGAGCTTTCTTCTATTGGTCTAATGCCGGAGGATTGGGGCGGTGACATTCCAATGGTCCAGGTTGGTATTTCTTGTATGGAGGAACTTTACTTACATATTTTGTTTATGCCTTATACTTTTCATCTTAGCCTAGTTTTTTGTGTCTTTAAACAGATTAGTGCTCTTAAAGGGAAGAATATAGATGACCTTTTGGAAACTGTTATGCTAGTTGCAGAGGTAAGTCAGATGCGTAATGATGTTGAAAGGTTTGCTATGCTTGTAAAATTTATGCGCAATAATGTCAACATAACAATTTGTAATCATATATGTCTAGGCTTGTATAGTTATAATCACTGTTTACAATTCACACGGCTACCTTGCATTTTGGTTATCTCCTCCATGTATCTAACCTTTTGTATGGTTTTCTAGTTGCAAGAGTTAAAGGCCAATCCTGATAGAAGTGCAAAAGGCACAGTCATTGAGGCTGGTCTTGATAAATCTAGAGGACCTTTAGTTACAGTGATCGTGCAAAATGGAACCCTTAAGAGGGGGGACATAGTAGTTTGTGGAGAAGCCTTTGGAAAGGTTGGTTGCTTactctctgtttttttatataatcatATGTAATCTTGCTTAAATGTCATTATTGAAATATTGAGTAATATATTCTTACTTTCGCATTTGACTTACGTGAAGGACCTTTTTTTTATGGTTAGGTACGGGCTCTATTTGATGATGGTGGAA encodes:
- the LOC126789325 gene encoding translation initiation factor IF-2, chloroplastic, which gives rise to MLILVGSMQGTMVSLTSLVSLGSVGTLAGSSERSGSLVRKVSLSKTSFRGNRRWHCVRLSVCKFSVTTTDFVAEHSNEVSIGSNYRGNGNDASVANADFVLKPAPKPVLKPSSGGPNAEPPLLSLNAAEWDASRSGGGSDVEEEDRSKVIKSLGEVLEKAEKLEVPKVDDSSKTASRPVNRPVPSNTNTTSGNARPVNLAASTKAKTLKSVWRKGDTVAAVQKVVKEVPKVNNAVLREEPKTGGGAKVESPARAPFRPPSPPLRPQPTLQAKPSTAAPPTIKKPVVLKDLGAAPKSAAIDDTVAPTKTKERKPILIDKFSTKKPGVDSVVAQAVLAPPKPAKGSPPGKFKDGFRKKNAQPGLRRRKANDELTDDESSEHSVSKAARKGRKWSKASRKAARLQAAKDAAPVKVDILEVEEDGMLIDELAFNLAIMESEILGSLYSRGIKPDGVQTLSKDMVKMICKEYDVEVIDADPVKVEEGAKKKEILDEDDLDKLEDRPPVLTIMGHVDHGKTTLLDHIRKSKVAASEAGGITQGIGAYKVLVPIDGKVQSCVFLDTPGHEAFGAMRARGTRVTDIAIIVVAADDGIRPQTKEAIAHAKAAGVPIVIAINKIDKDGANPERVMQELSSIGLMPEDWGGDIPMVQISALKGKNIDDLLETVMLVAELQELKANPDRSAKGTVIEAGLDKSRGPLVTVIVQNGTLKRGDIVVCGEAFGKVRALFDDGGNRVDEAGPSIPVQVIGLNNVPVAGDEFEVVSSLDIARERAESRAESLRDERISAKAGDGKVTLSSLASAVSAGKLAGLDLHQLNIILKVDLQGSIEAIRQALQVLPQDNVTLKFLMETTGDVTNSDVDLAAASEAIIFGFNVKASGSVKKYAENKGVEIRPYKVIYDLIDDVRNAMEGLLQPVEEQVTIGSAEVRAVFSSGSGRVAGCMVNEGKVVKGCGIQVIRRGKVVHVGVLDSLKRVKEVVKEVNAGLECGIGVEDYDDFEEGDILEAFNTVQKKRTLEEASASMAAAVEGTGVEY